In Candidatus Hydrogenedens sp., the genomic window CCTGTAATAACAACCTTTGCTACTAATTTTGGAAAATCGTTTGTAGTACTCATATTTAAATCTCCTTTAATTTTTGTATGTTAAATTGTTAGTCTTTTCCACCTTTGGCTTTATGATAAGCTAATATTGCTTCAAAACCAGCACAGAATAAACGGAACCTTGCTGTTCGATTGTCGTCTGCTATAGTTGTATCTGTTACTGCATCAATAGCATTTTCTAAAACTTCTTGCAAAAATCCGACCGATTCATGTCTCTTGGCGGTATAAGCAAGCATCGGCTTTAACATAAGCAATTGAGGAATAAACTTTTTGGGCTCTTGAAAGTTTTCTATTTTTTTTACATGACCAAAAATCCGTCTGATTTGGGTAGTAGTTAAATTAGCTGTTTTTACGAGATATTCCCCGTATTCTTCTGCTTCTTCAATAAATTTATTATCAATTCCTTCCATGACCATCCTTTTAAGAAATTCTTTAAATTTTTTATCTAGTTTTTGGTTTTGTTCTTCTCTTCTGTTATTCATAAATTAATCTCCTTTGTTTGATTTTTAATCTTTTTTGTCTCTTGTTAAAAATTCAACCCAGCGTAGAACGGCGCCGAGTTTGTCTTCGAGTTTATAAGCTCTATTTGTTTGGTTGAGTAGGTCATCTTGGATTTCAGTAATAATTTCAGTAATAATTTGATTGGCATCCGATTC contains:
- the csm2 gene encoding type III-A CRISPR-associated protein Csm2 — translated: MNNRREEQNQKLDKKFKEFLKRMVMEGIDNKFIEEAEEYGEYLVKTANLTTTQIRRIFGHVKKIENFQEPKKFIPQLLMLKPMLAYTAKRHESVGFLQEVLENAIDAVTDTTIADDNRTARFRLFCAGFEAILAYHKAKGGKD